A stretch of the Rosa rugosa chromosome 5, drRosRugo1.1, whole genome shotgun sequence genome encodes the following:
- the LOC133710168 gene encoding UDP-glycosyltransferase 73C4-like yields the protein MASESHDQLHFVLIPLMSPGHLLPMGDMAKVLAQHGLVVTIITTPLNAIRIKPMIDRAIDSGLSLHLVQFSLPLAECGLPEGCENMDAVPARNLFWNFLEAGSRLQQPIEELLETVEPHPSCIISDRHLPWTAEIARKFGIPRYLFDGTSCFTLLSNYNIETSKVLESVSGSEPFLVPGLPDEIEITLVQLPGHMNLASDDFREFYKKMKESEEGACGVVVNSFEDLEPEYVKEYRKVSRVWSIGPVSLSNDTELDKAQRGNKASVDENQCLKWLDSWPESSVVYVCLGSLSRVATLQLVELGLGLEASNQPFIWVVSRNKTEEWENWLLEDGFEDRIRGRGLLIYGWAPQILILSHPAVGGFLTHCGWNSTLEGICAGIPMITWPMFAEQFYNEKLIVQVLKIGEKVGASVAVPLGKQERSVVTVRSGELKDAIEKVMVNEQGEERRQRAKRLAMMAKKATEEGGSSYFNIRLLIEDVISYKHP from the coding sequence ATGGCTTCAGAGTCTCATGATCAGCTTCACTTTGTTTTGATACCACTAATGTCTCCGGGCCACCTTCTACCAATGGGAGACATGGCTAAGGTGTTGGCACAGCATGGTCTGGTGGTCACAATTATCACCACACCCCTCAATGCCATTCGAATCAAACCGATGATTGATCGCGCCATTGATTCCGGTCTCTCCCTTCATCTAGTTCAGTTTAGTTTGCCACTTGCTGAGTGTGGCCTCCCAGAGGGATGTGAAAACATGGACGCAGTCCCTGCAAGAAACTTGTTTTGGAATTTCTTGGAGGCAGGTAGCAGGCTGCAACAGCCAATAGAAGAGTTGCTTGAAACTGTAGAACCCCATCCGAGCTGCATAATTTCAGATAGACACCTGCCTTGGACAGCTGAGATTGCTCGAAAGTTTGGGATACCAAGGTATTTGTTTGATGGAACTAGTTGCTTCACTCTATTGTCTAACTATAATATAGAAACATCCAAGGTCCTAGAGAGTGTTTCAGGATCAGAGCCATTTCTAGTGCCTGGGTTGCCTGATGAGATTGAGATTACTTTAGTCCAGTTACCGGGGCACATGAATCTGGCTTCAGATGATTTCAGAGAGTTTTACAAAAAGATGAAGGAATCTGAAGAGGGAGCATGCGGGGTTGTTGTGAATAGCTTTGAGGATTTGGAACCAGAATATGTCAAAGAGTACAGAAAGGTTAGTAGAGTTTGGAGTATTGGTCCAGTGTCGCTATCCAACGACACTGAATTGGACAAAGCTCAGAGAGGAAACAAGGCCTCAGTTGATGAAAACCAGTGCTTAAAATGGCTTGATTCATGGCCTGAGAGCTCGGTGGTATATGTGTGTCTCGGAAGCCTTAGCCGCGTAGCAACCCTTCAGTTGGTAGAGCTTGGTTTAGGCTTGGAAGCATCAAATCAGCCTTTCATTTGGGTGGTCAGCAGAAATAAAACTGAAGAATGGGAAAATTGGTTGTTGGAAGATGGATTTGAAGACAGGATTAGAGGCAGGGGATTGTTAATCTATGGTTGGGCTCCACAAATACTAATATTGTCACATCCTGCAGTTGGTGGATTTCTAACACATTGTGGTTGGAATTCAACTTTGGAAGGTATTTGTGCTGGAATTCCAATGATCACATGGCCTATGTTTGCTGAGCAGTTCTACAATGAGAAGTTGATAGTGCAAGTCTTGAAGATTGGTGAGAAAGTTGGGGCTAGTGTGGCAGTTCCGTTGGGGAAACAAGAGCGGTCTGTGGTGACCGTGAGGAGTGGTGAGCTTAAGGACGCCATAGAAAAAGTCATGGTCAATGAAcaaggagaagaaagaagacaAAGAGCAAAGAGGCTTGCAATGATGGCCAAGAAAGCTACAGAGGAGGGAGGCTCTTCTTACTTTAATATTAGACTGTTAATTGAAGATGTAATATCATATAAACACCCCTAG